Proteins co-encoded in one Setaria viridis chromosome 9, Setaria_viridis_v4.0, whole genome shotgun sequence genomic window:
- the LOC117839056 gene encoding uncharacterized protein, with protein MAAPALRSAAARARAAAFSGGRWLGTSSAAETERDRERGKEKEEGGAGWELSVAREYYDYRKSIYGDVTHRALLVDAVGTLIVPAQPTAQVYKSIGEKYGVKYSEDEILMRYRRAYEQPWGGSRLRYVDDGRPFWQHIVTSSTGCSDAQYFEELYQYFMTEKAWKLCDPDAENVFKALRKAGVKTAVVSNFDTRLRPLLQTLKCDHWFDAVAVSAEVAAEKPNPTIFLKACEFLRVKPEEAVHVGDDRRNDIWGARDAGCDAWLWGSDVHSFKEVAERIGVEVTKDK; from the exons atggcggcgccggcgctgcgctcggcggcggcgagggcgcgcgcggcggcgttcTCGGGAGGGCGGTGGCTGGGCACGTCGTCCGCGGCGGAGACGGAGAGGGATagggagagggggaaggagaaggaggagggtgGGGCCGGGTGGGAGCTCTCGGTGGCGAGGGAGTACTACGACTACCGCAAGTCCATCTACGGCGACGTCACGCACCGCGCCCTCCTCGTCGACGCCGTCGGCACCCTCATCGTCCCTGCCCAGCCCACGGCACAG GTGTATAAGAGCATTGGTGAGAAGTATGGAGTGAAATACTCAGAAGATGAGATCTTAATGAGGTACAGGCGGGCATATGAGCAACCATGGGGCGGATCTCGTCTCAG GTATGTGGATGATGGGAGACCTTTTTGGCAGCACATAGTAACTTCTTCTACAGGCTGTTCAGATGCACAGTACTTTGAGGAACTGTATCAATACTTTATGACAGAAAAG GCTTGGAAGCTTTGTGATCCTGATGCTGAAAATGTATTTAAAGCTTTAAGGAAAGCTGGTGTTAAAACTGCCGTAGTCTCCAATTTTGATACCCGCCTACGGCCACTTCTGCAGACCCTGAAATGTGACCACTGGTTTGATGCAGTTGCTGTCTCTGCAGAG GTTGCAGCAGAGAAGCCAAATCCAACAATATTCTTGAAGGCCTGTGAGTTTTTACGTGTGAAGCCTGAAGAAGCTGTGCATGTTGGCGACGATCGCAGAAATGATATATGGGGAGCTAGAGATGCAGGCTGTGATGCCTGGCTCTGGGGTAGCGACGTTCACTCCTTCAAGGAG GTGGCTGAGCGGATCGGCGTTGAGGTGACCAAGGACAAGTGA
- the LOC117840851 gene encoding mitochondrial fission 1 protein A, whose product MDTHIGKFMDSVGSIFRGGDVLPWCDSDIIAGFEREIADATNEEQKNDSLMRFSWALVHSRQPEDVNRGIAMLQASLDRPSSPLQTREKLYLLAVGHYRTGDYTRSRQLLERCLEIQPDWRQALTLQRLVEEKTRRDGMIGMAIITGAFGLVGLVAGGIIAAASSSSSSSRKK is encoded by the exons ATGGACACGCACATCGGCAAGTTCATGGACTCGGTGGGCTCCATcttccgcggcggcgacgtcctCCCCTGGTGCGACAGCGACATCATCGCC gGTTTTGAGAGGGAGATTGCTGACGCCACAAATGAAGAACAGAAAAATGATAGCCTTATGAGGTTCTCATGGGCGCTTGTTCACTCTAGACAGCCTGAAGATGTCAACCGGGGCATCGCAATGCTTCAAG CTTCATTGGACAGGCCTAGCAGCCCGCTGCAAACAAGGGAGAAGCTCTATTTGTTGGCTGTTGGACATTACAGAACTGGGGATTATACAAGAAGCCGACAGCTTTTGGAAAGATGCTTAGAG ATTCAACCTGACTGGAGGCAAGCCCTGACTTTGCAGCGGCTTGTTGAAGAAAAAACCAGAAGAG ATGGTATGATTGGCATGGCTATCATCACTGGCGCCTTTGGACTTGTGGGGCTTGTTGCTGGTGGTATAATTGCTGCTGCCTCGTCCTCGTCATCTTCATCCAGGAAGAAATGA
- the LOC140221280 gene encoding annexin D3-like, with product MAPIAAAAIPSPAQAAAADAESLRKAVQGWGTDEQALIEILGRRTAAQRAEVRRAYAELYRESLLDRLRSELSGDFRNAMMLWTMDPAERGARLANGALAAGKKTIGDQHAWALVEVACASAPDHLVAVRRAYRSLFGCSLEEDVAACPALQDPLGKLLVSLVRSYRCETELVDGDVAGLEAAQLAEAIRKRKQPHADEVIRIVSTRSKRQLRATFQRYERDHGADIDEDIAKHSSSQFSKILRSAIWCLTSPEKHFAEAIRYSILGFGTDEDTLTRAIVSGADIGMEKIKEEYKVRFKTTVTSDIVGDTSGYYKDFLLTLVGSEE from the exons ATGGCGCccatcgcggccgccgccatcccgagCCCCGCgcaggccgcggcggccgacgccgagAGCCTCCGGAAGGCCGTGCAGG GGTGGGGCACGGACGAGCAGGCGCTGATCGAGATCCTCGGCCGGCGGACCGCCGCGCAGCGCGCCGAGGTACGCCGCGCCTATGCCGAGCTCTACAGGGAGTCGCTCCTCGACCGTCTCCGCTCCGAGCTCTCCGGCGACTTCCGG AACGCCATGATGCTGTGGACGATGGACCCGGCGGAGCGGGGCGCGCGTCTGGCCAacggcgcgctcgccgccggcaagaaGACCATCGGCGACCAGCACGCCTGGGCGCTGGTCGAGGTCGCCTGCGCCTCCGCACCGGaccacctcgtcgccgtccgccgcgcGTACCGCTCCCTCTTCGGCTGCTCCCTCGAGGAGGACGTCGCCGCCTGCCCGGCGCTCCAGGACCCGCTTGGGAAGCTGCTGGTGAGCCTGGTGAGGTCGTACCGCTGCGAGACGGagctcgtcgacggcgacgtcgcggGGCTCGAGGCGGCGCAGCTGGCCGAGGCCAtcaggaagaggaagcagcCGCACGCCGACGAGGTGATACGGATCGTCAGCACGAGGAGCAAGCGCCAGCTGCGGGCCACGTTCCAGCGGTACGAGCGAGACCACGGCGCCGACATCGACGAG GACATCGCCAAGCATAGCAGCAGCCAGTTCTCCAAGATCCTCAGGAGCGCCATCTGGTGCCTGACATCGCCGGAAAAGCACTTTGCAGAG GCTATCAGATACTCCATCTTAGGATTTGGAACGGACGAGGACACACTTACCAGGGCGATCGTGTCCGgggccgacatcggcatggagAAGATCAAAGAGGAGTACAAAGTCAGGTTCAAGACCACGGTGACCAGCGATATCGTCGGCGACACCTCCGGGTATTACAAGGACTTCTTGCTGACCTTGGTGGGGAGTGAAGAGTAG
- the LOC117840850 gene encoding annexin D4, producing the protein MEEPYRPGEPPSPNPMPQQVLAQASSNSSPPASPQPPRLRPAPRKQERDPQQREIREAPPPTMAADEQQDLTRAFAGLGGLGVDEAALVSALGRWRRQPERRAQFRRGFPGFFSASAGAAAGIERCEDEYLRHLEDEFARLKDAAVLWALHPWERDARWAHHVLHGGDGHPPGVLVEVACTRAADDLLGARRAYQALYHRSLEEDVAYRVNDATAALLVGLVTAYRYEGARVSDELAAEEAKALAAAVRAAPAARLVQNEQVVRILATRSKPQLRATFKIYKELHGKPLEEDFAGEPCLQETVRCLDSPPKFFAEVIGRALRGDADKQAKAALTRVVVSRADVDMEEMKETYAKQHGAKLADAVAKNTHGHYKDALLAMIGK; encoded by the exons ATGGAGGAACCATACCGGCCTGGAGAACCACCCAGCCCGAACCCGATGCCGCAGCAGGTCCTCGCGCAAGCCAGCAGCAACagttcgccgccggcgtcgccccAGCCGCCGCGTCTCAGGCCGGCGCCGAGGAAGCAGGAGAGGGACCCGCAGCAAAGGGAGATCagggaggcgccgccgcccaccatggccgccgACGAGCAGCAGGACCTCACCAGGGCCTTCGCAG GCCTGGGCGGGCTGGGCGTGGACGAGGCGGCGCTGGTGTCGGCgctggggcggtggcggcggcagccggagcGGCGCGCGCAGTTCCGCCGCGGCTTCCCGGGCTTCTTCTCCgcgagcgccggcgccgccgcggggatcGAGCGTTGCGAGGACGAGTACCTGCGCCACCTGGAGGACGAGTTCGCCCGCCTCAAGGACGCCGCCGTGCTGTGGGCGCTGCACCCGTGGGAGCGCGACGCCCGGTGGGCGCACCACGTCctgcacggcggcgacggccacccGCCGGGGGTCCTCGTGGAGGTCGCCTgcacccgcgccgccgacgaccTGCTCGGCGCCCGCCGCGCGTACCAGGCGCTCTACCACCGCTCGCTCGAGGAGGACGTCGCATACCGCGTCaacgacgccaccgccgcc ctgctggttGGGCTGGTGACCGCGTACCGGTACGAGGGCGCGCGCGTGAGCGACGAGCTGGCCGCGGAGGAGGCCAAGGCGCTGGCGGCCGCCGTCagggccgcgccggcggcgaggctggtGCAGAACGAGCAGGTGGTGAGGATACTCGCCACCAGGAGCAAGCCCCAGCTCAGGGCCACATTCAAGATCTACAAGGAGCTCCACGGCAAACCACTGGAAGAG GACTTCGCCGGCGAGCCGTGTCTGCAAGAGACCGTCAGGTGCCTGGACTCGCCGCCCAAGTTCTTCGCCGAGGTGATCGGCAGGGCGTTGAGGGGCGACGCGGACAAGCAGGCCAAGGCGGCGCTCACCCGCGTCGTGGTGTCCCGCGCCGACGTGGACATGGAGGAGATGAAGGAAACCTACGCCAAGCAGCACGGGGCCAAGCTCGCCGACGCGGTGGCCAAGAACACCCACGGCCACTACAAGGACGCGCTGCTCGCCATGATCGGCAAGTGA